The Sinomicrobium kalidii region CGCGTTTCGTTAACATAGTCTATGAAGGTCTTTCCTGTCCTTTTTTTAATAAACCTGTTGAACGATACCGGGCTCATGTTCACCAGTTCCGCCATTTCGTTAAGGCCTATCTTCCGGCGGTAATTGTTATGCACATAATCGTAAACCTTTTTTATCTTGTCGCTGTTCTCGAAATTCTGAAAATCCGACGTGGCCGAAGACAACAGCTTCTGGTTCCTCGATATGGCCAGGTCGTGCAGTATGGAAATGAGCTCCAGGAAATAATCGATATTGTCTATCCGGGACAACTTCTTTATCCTCGGTGCGATCTCAAGTGTGACTTTTTCGGAAAACAGGATACCGTGTGCCGACCGTGCAAACATATCCCTTATGGGTTTCATAATACGCCGCTGCAACAGACTTTCGCTGAAAAGATTTTCGCTAAACTGTACAGTAACCTCCCTGATGTCCTTATTCCTGCAGTTGTGAAGCTCCCATCCGTGAATAAGGTTAGCCCCTACCATCACCAGTTCCAAATCGCCTATCTCCTCCATATGATCCCCTACGATCCTGCGCACCCCCTTTCCGTTGGAAATAAAATTGAATTCCAGTTCGGGATGAAAATGTACCGGGAA contains the following coding sequences:
- a CDS encoding AraC family transcriptional regulator; the encoded protein is MMQPLYKDIHREITPLSPEDSFLVFDRVKDEFDFPVHFHPELEFNFISNGKGVRRIVGDHMEEIGDLELVMVGANLIHGWELHNCRNKDIREVTVQFSENLFSESLLQRRIMKPIRDMFARSAHGILFSEKVTLEIAPRIKKLSRIDNIDYFLELISILHDLAISRNQKLLSSATSDFQNFENSDKIKKVYDYVHNNYRRKIGLNEMAELVNMSPVSFNRFIKKRTGKTFIDYVNETRIGYATRWLIEKDLSIAEIAYTCGFNNIANFNRVFKKLKKCTPTRYREEFSGIKRVL